The Silene latifolia isolate original U9 population chromosome Y, ASM4854445v1, whole genome shotgun sequence sequence ggtgtcacaacccATGTCACTCAGTTTAGGCCTATTGCATGTTGCAATGTTCTCTACAAGTGTATATCTAAATTAATTTGCAATAGGCTGGCTGAGGTGTTACCAGAGATTATTAGTCTGAACCAAGGCGGTTTTATCAAAGGTTGGAGTATTATTGAAAACATCTTGATGTGCCAAGATCTTGTCAGGTTGTATAATAGACAAGCCTGCTCCCCAAGGTGTATGTTTAAGATGGATTTAATGAAGGCCTATGACTCAGTTAGCTTGGACTTCTTAAGAGAACTGTTGATTGCTTTTAATTTCCCTAATCAGTTCGGAGAGTTGGTGATAGAATGTGTGATAAGTGCTACCTTTTCTATCTCCTTGAATGGTGAAACTTTTGGTTTTTGCCCTGGTAAGAGAGGCCTTAGGCAGAGGGATCCTATGTGACCACTTTTATTCACTTTGAGTATGGAGTATATGAGTAGAATTTTAAAGTGTGCCACAGAAAAATTGTCATTTCAGTTTCATCCTCTTTGCAAATCACTCAAGTTGACACACTTAATGTTTCCTGATGATTTATTGTTATTCTGTAAGGGGAATGCACACTATATAATGCTCTTGTTAAGGGTCTATTCTGTTTTTTATGAAGCATCTGGACTTAGAATAAATGCTCAGAAGTCTTGTGTGTATTTCAATGGAGTCAGTCCACATCTCAAGAAGGATATCAGGTCCATCTCTGGGTTTATAGAAGGCAAACTACCTTTTAAATACCTTGGGGTGCCCATTACAGCAGGTAGGCTAAAGAAAAAGGATTTTGCACTGTTGATTGATAAGATTGTGGCCAGGCTTAGAAGTTTAGGAGCTAAGAATTTATCTTATGCTGGAAGATTAGTCTTAGTTTCTTCAGTTTTGTCTACAATGCACAATTATTGGGCTGCTATGTTTGTCCTACCCAAAAGTGTGCTCAAGAGATTGATGATATTTGCAGGAATTTCCTTTGGGAGGGTAGCTCAGAGTATGGTAAAGTTCCCTCTGTTGGAGGCAGAAGGTGTGTGTGCCAAAACAGGAGGGGGGTTTAGGTTTAAAACAAACTCAGGTGTGGAATATAGCAATGGTAGGCAAATTGGTTTGGTGGATTTATGTTCAATCAAATAGGTTATGGGTTCAATGGGTGAATCATGTGTATTTAAAAGGCTCTCAATGGCTTGATTATAATCCCTCCTCTGATTGCTGTTGGTATTGGAGGAAAATTTGTGGTGTCAAGGATACTATGAGTGAATGATTTGTTGAGGGTCAGTGGAGTCACAATTCTGGGGTGTATACAGTGAAAGGATGTTATCAATGGTTAAGACTGAAGAGGAATCAGGTGGAATGGTACAGGGCAATCTGGTGTCCTGTAGCTGTTCCAAAGCATAACTTCATTGCCTGGATTATAGCTCATCAGGCTTTGAAGCTGAAGGCTAGGCTGGTACAGTATGGTGTCTGTGCTGATGATCTTTGTTGCATTTGTCAGATGCATACTGAAACACATCAACATCTGTTTATTAATTGCCAGTTCAGTCAAGAACTATTACATAAAGTAGGGAAATGGTTGGGTGCTGACATTAGTAAAGAAGGTAGCATACTTACTTTTGTACGCAGAAGATGGAGTAAGCTAAGGAAGAGCATCACAACAGCTGCAGTTATTGCTTGTTGGTACTTTATTTGGCTGCAGAGAAATGAAGCAAGAATACATCAGTGTGTTACTAGACCAAGCATTGTTGCTAGTCATCTCCAAGAGGTCATTAGAAGTCGTTTCCTTTATTGTAAACCAGTTTGTATCTCTAAAAAAGATGTAAATTGGTTGTCCAAGGTGCAATTAGCTTATCtttaaaaaacaaaaacacatatacaaaataaaaataaaagtataaattaGTTCCCTCTAGGGTTTCCTTGCGAGGGTCTGGCCCCTAGGGTTTCTACCTAGGTTTTGCCCCTGATTATCAGGATTTCAATCATTAGTTCTTAATTTTCAAAGCGTTTTTGTTTTTCTCTTGGCTCTGTGCATCATGGCAGCGTAAACTTTGAAAAATACCTTAAATATTAGTAGTTTATTTGGCTAAGATAAGGAGGAGGGTGGTGAAGAAAGTGAGGCGTTTCTCGATTGGGTGGGAGCGACGGATGATGATGGAGAAAAGCATGGGTTATGTGTTGTTGGGAGATTGTTGAcggaatgaaatgtaaataaaaaagCCCTGATCGACACAATGATTAGGGCTTGGAAGACGAAGGAGGGGGTTACGGCTGAAGTGATCGATAAACAGAAGAAATTGTTTACCTTTAAATTTAATTGTGAGGCGAATAAGAAGCGtgttgatgtgatcaatatttgagcatat is a genomic window containing:
- the LOC141628673 gene encoding uncharacterized protein LOC141628673; translation: MNEGVTTHVTQFRPIACCNVLYKCISKLICNRLAEVLPEIISLNQGGFIKGWSIIENILMCQDLVRLYNRQACSPRCMFKMDLMKAYDSVSLDFLRELLIAFNFPNQFGELVIECVISATFSISLNGETFGFCPASGLRINAQKSCVYFNGVSPHLKKDIRSISGFIEGKLPFKYLGVPITAGRLKKKDFALLIDKIVARLRSLGAKNLSYAGRLVLVSSVLSTMHNYWAAMFVLPKSVLKRLMIFAGISFGRVAQSMVKFPLLEAEVKGCYQWLRLKRNQVEWYRAIWCPVAVPKHNFIAWIIAHQALKLKARLMHTETHQHLFINCQFSQELLHKVGKWLGADISKEGSILTFVRRRWSKLRKSITTAAVIACWYFIWLQRNEARIHQCVTRPSIVASHLQEVIRSRFLYCKPVCISKKDVNWLSKVQLAYL